DNA sequence from the Penaeus monodon isolate SGIC_2016 chromosome 28, NSTDA_Pmon_1, whole genome shotgun sequence genome:
NNNNNNNNNNNNNNNNNNNNNNNNNNNNNNNNNNNNNNNNNNNNNNNNNNNNNNNNNNNNNNNNNNNNNNNNNNNNNNNNNNNNNNNNNNNNNNNNNNNNNNNNNNNNNNNNNNNNNNNNNNNNNNNNNNNNNNNNNNNNNNNNNNNNNNNNNNNNNNNNNNNNNNNNNNNNNNNNNNNNNNNNNNNNNNNNNNNNNNNNNNNNNNNNNNNNNNNNNNNNNNNNNNNNNNNNNNNNNNNNNNNNNNNNNNNNNNNNNNNNNNNNNNNNNNNNNNNNNNNNNNNNNNNNNNNNNNNNNNNNNNNNNNNNNNNNNNNNNNNNNNNNNNNNNNNNNNNNNNNNNNNNNNNNNNNNNNNNNNNNNNNNNNNNNNNNNNNNNNNNNNNNNNNNNNNNNNNNNNNNNNNNNNNNNNNNNNNNNNNNNNNNNNNNNNNNNNNNNNNNNNNNNNNNNNNNNNNNNNNNNNNNNNNNNNNNNNNNNNNNNNNNNNNNNNNNNNNNNNNNNNNNNNNNNNNNNNNNNNNNNNNNNNNNNNNNNNNNNNNNNNNNNNNNNNNNNNNNNNNNNNNNNNNNNNNNNNNNNNNNNNNNNNNNNNNNNNNNNNNNNNNNNNNNNNNNNNNNNNNNNNNNNNNNNNNNNNNNNNNNNNNNNNNNNNNNNNNNNNNNNNNNNNNNNNNNNNNNNNNNNNNNNNNNNNNNNNNNNNNNNNNNNNNNNNNNNNNNNNNNNNNNNNNNNNNNNNNNNNNNNNNNNNNNNNNNNNNNNNNNNNNNNNNNNNNNNNNNNNNNNNNNNNNNNNNNNNNNNNNNNNNNNNNNNNNNNNNNNNNNNNNNNNNNNNNNNNNNNNNNNNNNNNNNNNNNNNNNNNNNNNNNNNNNNNNNNNNNNNNNNNNNNNNNNNNNNNNNNNNNNNNNNNNNNNNNNNNNNNNNNNNNNNNNNNNNNNNNNNNNNNNNNNNNNNNNNNNNNNNNNNNNNNNNNNNNNNNNNNNNNNNNNNNNNNNNNNNNNNNNNNNNNNNNNNNNNNNNNNNNNNNNNNNNNNNNNNNNNNNNNNNNNNNNNNNNNNNNNNNNNNNNNNNNNNNNNNNNNNNNNNNNNNNNNNNNNNNNNNNNNNNNNNNNNNNNNNNNNNNNNNNNNNNNNNNNNNNNNNNNNNNNNNNNNNNNNNNNNNNNNNNNNNNNNGGAATATTGTGCCACTAGCTACCTGGGTCGATGTCGTCGCTCTTAGTCACTAGAGaaacgtaaacatatatacacatcattaaaTTTTCTGTCTGCAATgctctattattctctctcattttctttcctcctgATGACTCGGCTAAAACTAATTTAGCAAAAGGTATCAGTGATAAACTGGGGGCATTTTGGCATCCACGACAGTTCCCGGAAGGCGAGTCCTCCCTGGAAAAGTCTAATGAAGCAACACATTTTCTTGAGAAATGGGTAACGGACTGCAGGATGCCGCATTACTTATGGTATCATTTATCAAATTTCTATTCTGTAATTCACTACAACATATAACTGCTTTCGCGCagtggataataaaaaaaaaatcacaaaactatCGGACATGTAACACTAAGAAAGCCTGTTGAACTTTGTTGTGATTGGTTGATATTCACgaaaaattatcaatttcaacTACAAGGGGCCTCTAGTGGCCAGGTGCGACGAATGCCGANNNNNNNNNNNNNNNNNNNNNNNNNNNNNNNNNNNNNNNNNNNNNNNNNNNNNNNNNNNNNNNNNNNNNNNNNNNNNNNNNNNNNNNNNNNNNNNNNNNNNNNNNNNNNNNNNNNNNNNNNNNNNNNNNNNNNNNNNNNNNNNNNNNNNNNNNNNNNNNNNNNNNNNNNNNNNNNNNNNNNNNNNNNNNNNNNNNNNNNNNNNNNNNNNNNNNNNNNNNNNNNNNNNNNNNNNNNNNNNNNNNNNNNNNNNNNNNNNNNNNNNNNNNNNNNNNNNNNNNNNNNNNNNNNNNNNNNNNNNNNNNNNNNNNNNNNNNNNNNNNNNNNNNNNNNNNNNNNNNNNNNNNNNNNNNNNNNNNNNNNNNNNNNNNNNNNNNNNNNNNNNNNNNNNNNNNNNNNNNNNNNNNNNNNNNNNNNNNNNNNNNNNNNNNNNNNNNNNNNNNNNNNNNNNNNNNNNNNNNNNNNNNNNNNNNNNNNNNNNNNNNNAAACAAAATTactgatgttaacaataatattaactccGAAAGCAGTGTCACTGACTTGTTTAACGACACAACCATTGACGAGCATGACAGTATGATGGTGGAGACAGTGATGATACTTTTgtattgaataaaaatatattaggaaaggaaatacaaatgatgatggcGGTGGCAATGAtgatctcactttctctttctttctgtctgcctttcaGNNNNNNNNNNNNNNNNNNNNNNNNNNNNNNNNNNNNNNNNNNNNNNNNNNNNNNNNNNNNNNNNNNNNNNNNNNNNNNNNNNNNNNNNNNNNNNNNNNNNNNNNNNNNNNNNNNACACACACATCTTTCACCATTCATCAAATGTCTATTAGGAAGTATTAcgataaaacatgaaaaagataCATTTGATGTTTCAGTGGACGACACAGATTTAATCAGAATAGTTACTTCTTGAATAAACCCACTGACAAAGAGAAACGAGGGCAAGAAAAAGACGGGAAATATTTGtgaaaaaagtgaagggaaagtgTAAGTGTTGGCTCTACAATAGAAAATAGTCTGCAGACTCTGCATTCAGGGGAAACTTGTGCATATCGATTGTCTGCGGGAAATTCTTCACTCTGCTCACCGGTGTTGCAATGCTCGAGTGTATAAAAGGTGTGAGCGCGCGCGGAACGCCACACCAACGACACATCTCACACACGCAACATGGTCAGTGCATCGTCAGAGTTTTCATGAGAATATCCTCTTCTTTTCACTTGCCAATCTAGTCACGTATCTATTAGCTGTTGACACCCTGATCCTCCTTCATTGNNNNNNNNNNNNNNNNNNNNNNNNNNNNNNNNNNNNNNNNNNNNNNNNNNNNTGAGATTTGTGATTTGAAATGAAAGTGACCAAGCAAGAATCTGCTGCTTTTGTCTGTGGTTTGCTTGCAGCAAATTGAAATGTATTACGAATGTTTGCCACGGTGTCTCTGCCACAGGGGCGGCTTCTCCTGGGGGCGGCGATCGCCCTGCTGGTGGCCTCATGCCTCGCCAGCTACGGAGCAGGAGCCgcgggcggaggcggaggaggcagcGGCGACAGCCACGCCGGAGCAAGTGGCGGTCAGAGTGGGTGCAACGATGGCAAAGGAGCGGCGtccggaggaggaagtggaggcggtgGATATGGCGGTTCCTCTGGAGGCGGAAGTGGAggcggtggatacggcggttcctctggaggcggaagtggaggaggtggatacggcggttcctctggaggtggaggaggaagtagaggcgGTGGATACGGCGGATCCtctggaggtggaagtggaggaggtggatacagCGGTTCTtctggaggtggaagtggaggaggtggatacggcggttcctctggaggtggaggaggaagtggaggcggtggatacggcggttcctccggaggtggaggtggaggaggtggatacggcggatcctctggaggtggaggaggaagtggaggcggtggatacggcggttcctctggaggtggaagtggagggggTGGATACGGCGGAtcctctggaggtggaggaggaagtggaggcggtggatacggcggttcttctggaggaggaagtggaggaggtggatacggcggat
Encoded proteins:
- the LOC119591065 gene encoding glycine-rich cell wall structural protein 1.8-like, which translates into the protein MFATVSLPQGRLLLGAAIALLVASCLASYGAGAAGGGGGGSGDSHAGASGGQSGCNDGKGAASGGGSGGGGYGGSSGGGSGGGGYGGSSGGGSGGGGYGGSSGGGGGSRGGGYGGSSGGGSGGGGYSGSSGGGSGGGGYGGSSGGGGGSGGGGYGGSSGGGGGGGGYGGSSGGGGGSGGGGYGGSSGGGSGGGGYGGSSGGGGGSGGGGYGGSSGGGSGGGGYGGSSGGGGGSTGGGGGGGGY